From Hymenobacter sediminicola:
GCGTTGTTGATGAGGCGCAACGAGCCAAAATCGGCCGGGGCATCGGCAAAATTACCGGTCAGATACAGCGAATTGCTGGGGCCACTGGCCAGGTGCTGTACCTGGTCGGAGCCGGTGCCGCCGGCTACTACTGCTCCTTGCCATGTTCCAGTAGTCGCACTTAGTCGGCCCACCAGCGCATCGAAACTACCCGCCGAGGTTAGGCTGCTGCTACCCAGCGTGAGAGTGGCGCTATTGAAAGAAGCGCCTACGTACACGCTGCCCATACCGTCGAGGGCTATGCCATGTCCTATTTCGGTGCCGCCGCCGCCACCCGCCGTAGCCCAAACAAAAGCTCCTGTGTTGTCGAGCCGGGCTACTACCATATCTGCATTCGTGGAGCCGGTGCTAATTAAGCGCGCCGAGCCAAAGGTGGCAGTACCGAAGAACTGACCTGCCACGAAGGAGTTGCCAGCGGCATCTACTGTGAGGTCGTAGCCGTTAACCCTGCCTGTACTGCCGCTGCCAGTGGCCCATTGCCAGGTACCGGCCGTGCTAAGCCGAGCCACCAGCAGCCCCGAGTTCGAGCTGGTGCGCACCAGGCCCACGGAGCCGAATACGGCGTTCAGGCTGTTGGTTGAGCCCGTGACATAGGCATTGCCGCTGCCATCCAGTACGATGCTTTCAGCGAAGTCGGCCCCACTGCCGCCACCACTCACGGCCCACTGCCAGCTACCGGCGTCGTTCAGCTTGGCCACAAATATTTCTGCCGAGCCAGTAGGGCCAGTATTGGTAAGGGCTGTGCTGCCGAAGGTAGCGGAGGCCGAGCTGTATGTCCCGGTGATATAGGCGTTGCCGGTTCCGTCCACGGCCAGGCTTTGAGCGTACTCTTCGCCGCCACTGCCGCCCCCGCCCTGCACTGCCCATAGCCAAGTGCCGCTGGGGCTGAGCTTGGCTACATATATATCAAATAGGCCGCCGTTGGAGGCCCGTAGTGTAGTAGAACCGAAGGTAGCGGTGGGCCCGGCAAAAATACCCGTGATATACACGTTGCCGGCCGCATCTACCCCAATGCCCCGTCCATAGTCGGTGGTGGAGCCGCCCCCGTTCAGGGCCCATACCACGTTGCCGGCCGCATCCAACTTGGCCACAAAAGCATCGGAGCCGCCGTTGCTGTAGAGCGTGGTGGTGCCCAGGCGTAGCGTGCTCCCGAATGTGCCCACAATGTAGGTGTTGCCCTGCGCGTCCACCACGGTTTGGTCTACGTCTGAGCCGCCCTGGCTACCCAGGTTACTGAAGGCCATGGCCCGGTCGAAGGCGGGTGCCTGAGCCGCCGCGCTGTAGAAAGCTAGGCTGCCCACTGCGGCAAGCATAAATCGGCGAAAACGGTAGAAAAGGAGCATCGGCAGAATAGAAAACGAGTAGGACTGAAGACAAACAAAGGTAGCCGGCGCACCGGTTGGTTGCCGCCCTTCGTCCGGACTTTTTAGCACCCAAAAAAGCCCGGCCTGAAAACCAGGCCGGGCTTTTTACCCAGTTTTATGCAAGAAAGCGCAACGGCTATTCGCCTTTGCCGGCGGTGCCGTCTTCGTTGGTTTTCTGCTTGCGCTTCTTCTTGCCGTCTTTGTCCTTCTTCACCACCTTCATCTTCTCGGCAGTAGCCGGAGCCGCCGTAGGCGCCGTAGTGGCAGCAGCGGCCGGAGCCGTCAGCGTGGCCACTTTGTTGCCGTTGAGGTCCAGTTCCACTACTTCGTAGCCTAGCTCCGAGAGGCCTGGGAAGGCCTTGGTCCGGTCACCAACTACTACGATGTACATCTGGTCGATGGGGAGGTATTTCTGGGCGCTGGTTTGCAGGTCCTCGCGCTTCAGGTTTTTCAGGATTTCGCTCTGCTTGCTCACGTAGTCGGTGGGCAGGTCATACTCCAGCAGGCGGCCCAGGAAAGCGGCTTTCTGCTGGCCGGTTTCGTACTTGAGGGCGTCGCTCTGGCCCACCGACGCCTGCAGAAACTGCAATTCCTCGTCGGTAGCACCGTTGCGGTAATCCTTAATTTCCTTCACAAATTCTTTCACCGAAGCCGCCGTAGCATCGGCGCGCACGCCGGCCTGTGCCGTGTACGGACCAACGTAGCGCGTGCTCTGGAAGCCCGAGCGGGCGCCGTAGGTATAGCCTTTGTCTTCGCGCAGGTTCAGGTTGATGCGCGAGTTGAAGGCGCCGCCCAGAATGTAGTTGGCCAGATACGCGCGGTAAAAGTCACCGGTGGCATCATAGGTGAGCGGCGTGAGGTAGCCCACCCGGATTTCCGACTGCGCGGCCCCATCCTTGTTCACGAAGTAAATGCGCGTCTTGTCGGGCTGTGGGTTTGGGTCGCTGGCGGGCAGTGTCACGGCTTTGCGGCCCCAGGTTTTCAGGAAGCCTAGGCGCGGTAGCACATCCTTCTGGTCTACGTCGCCTACCACGGTCAGGTAGCTCACGTTGGGGGCGTAATTCTGCTGATAGAACTGCTTCACATCGTCCAGCGTAAGGCCCTGCACCGATGTAGTCGAGCCCGATGTCGGGATGCTCATCACGTCGCCGGGACCGTAGAGCAGGCGGGCGTACGTGTTGTTGGCAATAGCTACGGGCTGGGTGCTCTGGTTGGCAATGCCTTCCAGGGTCTGCTTCTTCAACCGGTCGAAGTCAGCCTGCGCGAAGCGCGGACGCATCAGCACCTCCTCCAGCAGTGCCAGCGTGGCGGGCAGGTTTTTGGTGAGGCTGCGCACCACAATCGTCGTGTTGTCGTCGCCGGCATTGGTCGAAATGTCGCTGCCCAGCTTCTCCAGCGCGGCAGCAAACTGCTCGCCGGTGTATTTCTGGGTGCCTTCTTCCAGCATGGCCGCCGTGAGCGAGGCTACGCCGGCTTTGTTGCGGTTCTGCTGCTCCAGGCGGTGGCCGCCCCGGATAGTGAGCAGCATGGTCACGGTTGGAATTTCGGTGTTGCGGTTGCCGATGATCTTCAAGCCGTTATCGAACTCCTGGCGCCATACAGCGGGCACCTGGATGACTGGATTGGCACCGCCTTTCGGCTGCACGCTCCTGTCGAAGCTGTCGGTGGCTTTGGCGTATTTCAGGCCGGCGTACTCGTCGGTAGCAGGAGCTTTGTAGCCGTCCTTGCTCACCGTGAAGTTGTCGGCTTTGGCTACCAGGGCTGTGCTGCCCTTAGGCACCACGCTCAGCACCACAGCTTTCTTGCCTTTGATATACTGGTTATACACACGCTGCACATCGGCTTTAGTGAGGCTGCGGATGCGCTGCAGCTCCTGGGGCAGGCGGTTGGGGTTGCCAGCAAACGTCTGGTAAGCAGCCAGCTGGCTTACTTTACCGCTCACGCTGGCCAAGCCGTTCACCACGTCGGCTTCACGGGAGGCTTTGAAGCGCGCCACGTCATCGTCGGTGACGCCACGGCGCTCAAACTCGGCCATCGTGCGGCGCACGATAAGCTCAGTGCTGTCGAGGCCTTTGCCGGGCAGACTCAGAGCCATAATGGTAAACTCGCCGCCTAGCTCCGACGTGGGGTGGTAGGCGCGCGTCTGCACCGACTTCTGCGTCTTGATCAGGTTCTTGTAAAGCAGTGAGTTTTTGCCGCCCCCGATAATTTCAGCCAGAGCATCAATGGCTACCTCGTCGGGATGATACTGGGGCACCGTCGGGAACACCATCTGCAGCATCGGGAAGCGCACATTGTCTTCGTAGTGCACGTAGCGGTCCTGGGTGAGAGTGGGCGCGGGCAGCTTCATGTTCTGCACGGCCGGGCCCCGGTTAATGGAGCCAAAGTATTTCTCCACCAGCTTCACTACTTCGGCCGGCTTCACGTCGCCGCCTACCGTGACGGTAGCGTTGTTGGGGCCGTACCAGCGCAGGAAGAAGTTCTTCAGGTCATCTACGTTCGACCGGTCCAGGTCTTCGAGGTAGCCGATGGTGAGCCAGCTATATGGGTGGCCATACGGATAAAGCGCCTTGGCTACGTTTTCAGAAGCTAGGCCGTAGGGGCGGTTATCGTAGTTCTGGCCCCGCTCATTTTTCACGGTGGAGCGCTGTACCTCAAACTTCTGCTGCGTCACGGCATCCAGCAGGAAGCCCATACGGTCCGACTCCAGCCACAGCGCCGTTTCGAGCTGGTTGCTGGGCACGGTTTCGAAATAGTTGGTCCGGTCGCGGTTGGTGGTGCCGTTCAGCGTACCGCCCGACGACGTCACGAGCTTGAAGTGCTGCTCGTCGGCTACGTGGTCGGAGCCCTGGAACATCATGTGCTCGAAGAAGTGGGCGAAACCCGACTTGCCGATCTGCTCCCGCGCCGAGCCGACGTGGTAGGTCACATCGATGTGCGCAATGGGGTCGGAGTGGTCTTCGTGGATGAGCAGCGTGAGCCCATTCGGCAGCACGTATTTCTCGTACGGAATCACCAGCTCTGTGCCCTTGCGGGTCACTTTCTCAACGAGTTTGGTGCCGGTAGCCGAAGTGGCGACAGGTTTGGCGGCTGTGTTCTGCTGGGCGGCGGCCGGCTGCAAGGCCAACGTCAGGCCCAGGCTTAGCAGCCAAAGCGGTTTAAAAGTCATACAGGGAAAATGAGGAGAAACGAGAACGTGAATATAGAGCTACTGACGCAGCAGACGCACTAAAGACGCACGCCGCTCGCCTAACTATAGCCGCGTGGGTTTGGTTCGGGACACATAAAAGGCAGAAAAGGGCGTTATGGCTGCAACTATTCGGGGTGGTGTTGAGCTCCTGAGGCAATAGCAGGCCCAATTATGCTTCACAGAATGTTCATCGGCACGATGTATGTTGCGCAGCCGCCAGTGCCTACCTTTACGTTGCTTTCCACCCCCTGCTGATGCTCGTTGCCAACCTAGAATACCTGTTGCTTACGCACCGCGCCGATTTGGGGCAGTTGCTGCTGCGCTGGACCCGGCCGGCTACGTCGGAGGAGCACCGCACCGGCTATCAGGTAGCCCTGAGCCTAGCCGAGCGGGAGAAGATAAACCGCTGGCTCATTGATTTGCGCAGCCGTGGCCTGGCCGAGCCAGCCGACTTCCGCTGGGTAATGCAGAATTTCCGAGCGTCGTTGGCGGCAGCGCTGCCTGGCACCCGGGCCCGCCTGGCCTACCTCGTTACGCCCTACCACGCGGAAACGCTGAACAAGCGCCTGGCCGAAGAAATGGCCACCGACCAGCTGGATACCGTAGCCGTACGCGTGTTTACGGAAGAGCAAACGGCACAAGAGTGGTTACAAGCCACTCGCTAACCAGACTCCATATATTCCAAAAAAGCCCCGTCTGCTAGTTCAAACGGGGCTTTTTTGATGCAGAATCCATTGGGGCTATACGCGCGGGTTTGATTCGATGGTGGTATCGTAGGCCGGGGAGCTGGTATGAATCGTGGCTTCCGCGGCTGGCAGCCGAACGTCGTCGTCGTCGTTGACGCGCAGCGTGAGTAGGCCCGATATAATCATGGAGCAGCCGCCCAGCACCAGCGTGTACACTGGCTCGCCGCCGAATACCGATTTGGTGAAGAAGCCCAGAATCAGGCCTGCCACCACTTGCGGAATGACAATGAAGAAGTTGAACACGCCCATGTAGTAGCCCATCTTGTTCCAGGGAAGCGCCCCGGCCAGCATGGCGTAGGGCACGCTCAGAATCGATGCCCAGGCAATGCCCACCCCTACCATTGAAACCAACAGCATTTTGGGGTCGGAAATGAAGTAGATGGAAATCAGGCCAAGACCACCAGCAACCAGGCAAATCAGGTGGGTGAAGCGGCGACTGGTAGCACGGGCAATAACGGGGAGCAGCAGAGCCGCTATTGCCGATACACCATTGTACACAGCAAAGCACACGCCTACCCAGTCAGCGCCCTCGTTGTAGAGCTTAGACGTGGTATCGGTGGTGTGGTAGATGTGGCTAGTAACGGCCGGGGTGGTGTAGATCCACATCGAGAACAAGGCCAGCCAGGAGAAAAACTGAACAATAGCCAGTTGGGCCATCGTTTTGGGCATGTGGGCTATACCGGCAAACGACTCGCGGATACCGTTCCAGAAGCCAGCCGTCCGCCGCTTCTCGTCCTCAAAGGCGTCCATATCCTCGGGCGGGTATTCCTTGGTATTCAGTACAGTCCACAGGACGGCAATGAAAAATACCACCCCTCCAATATAGAAGGCATACTTCACGGAAGGTGGAATTTGCCCGGCCGGAGCCGTATTGGCAATGCCGAACCAGTTGGTAAACATCCAAGGCAGCGACGATGCCACTACTGCCCCAACCCCGATAAAAAAGGTTTGGGCGGCAAAACCAGTGGTGCGCTGCTCAGAGGGCAGCAAGTCGCCGACCAAGGCCCGGAAAGGCTCCATGCTGATGTTGATGCTCGAATCCATAATCCAGAGCATGCCCACCGCCATCCATAGTGCCGACACGTTGGGCATGACCAGCAGCGCGAACGAAGCCAGCACCGCTCCTACCAAGAAAAACGGGCGGCGGCGTCCCCATTTTGGGTGCCAGGTCCGGTCCGACATATAGCCGATAATCGGCTGCACGAGCATGCCGGTGAGCGGAGCGGCCAGCCAGTAAAGCGCAATTTCGGTACCACCTAGGGTTTCAAAAATGCGGCTGACATTGGCGTTCTGCAGCGCAAAGCCGAACTGAATGCCCAGAAAGCCGAAACTCATGTTCCAGATCTGCCAGAAGCTTAGTCGGGGTTTTTCGCGGGTATCGTGTGGGGCGGCCGCTACGTTGGTTGCCATAAAAAAAGCGTGTGGGAATTAGGAGGAATAAGAGGGCAAGTGAAGCAGCGGCGCAGCAGGCATTTCATCAGCCGCAGCGCCGCCAGCTCATCATTTCTTGGGGTTGATTTCGAACACGTAGGCGCTCAGTGGGGGCAGCGTGAGGTTGAGAAACTCAGTAGGCGGCGTGTTGTTGAGCAGGTCGGTGTAGGTGCAGAACATGTTGGGGTCGAGGCCTATACGCTGCCGTACCGGGGCCGGAATGCTGATGGTGGGGCGCAGCGTTTTGTCGCGGCTGAAGTTGACGACGATGAGCAGGCGCTGGGTATCGGTGTAGCGCAGGTAGCTGTACACCACCTTCTGGTCGTACTCCTTGCCTAGGTTGTTGGCATCCTGCAGCTCGTAAAACTTGCCTTTGCGGATGGCTTCGCTCTTGCTGGCCAGATTGAGCAGGCGGCTGTAGAAGTCACGGAGCTGCTTCTGGCTATCGTCGAGCTTGCCGCCGTCAAACTTGCCGCCGTTCATCCATTTCTGGTGTTCCGGCACGCCCCAATAGTCGAAAATGGTGGTGCGCCCGTCTTCCCCCGAAAAGCCTTCTGACTTCAGAGCCGGCTCACCTACTTCCTGGCCCGAGTACAGCATCACGGGGCCAGAGGCCAGCGTGGCCGTCACGGTCATGGCCGGAATAGCGGTGCGCGGGTCGGTGGCGAAGTCTTTGGAGGCAATACGCTGCTCGTCGTGGTTTTCCAGGAAGCGCAGCATTTTGGATGAAAAGCCCCGGCTTTCCTTTTGCCACACCTGCGTAATTTCTTCGGTGTTGCCGCCGGTCGTCATCAGGCGGCGCAGGCCGTCGTAGAGCCCCACTTTATCGTAGAGGAAGTCAAACTTACCCTCATTGAGGTAGCGGCTGTAGACTTTAGGGTCGTAGGCTTCGGCAATGAAAATGATGTTCGGCTTTACCTTCTTCACCTCCGGAATCACCCAGGTCCAGAATTCAACCGGCACCATTTCGGCCATGTCGCAGCGGAAGCCATCCACGTCTTTCTGAGCCCAGAACACCAGAATGTCGCGCATCTTTTTCCACGTGTCGGGCACGGGCGAGAAATACGGCTTACGCCCGTTCTGGTAATCGACGCCGTAGTTGAGCTTCACGGTTTCGTACCAGTCGTTTACGCTGGGCGAGGCCGAGAATACGTCGTTGCCGGTAGCTTTGGCGGGCGTTTCCAGGAATTTGCCGTCTTCTTTCGGGCCCAAGGCTGCCGCCAGCGGGTTGCCACCTTTGGGCACCACCAAGCTCTGGCCGGGCAGGTAGTAGAAGTTGTTGTTGGGCGCAAAGGCCTTGGTCTTATCGTCCTGGGTACCCAGGTCTACCACGCCGGCTGGCTTGCCATCCGACTTGTAGCTGCGGGCCACGTGGTTCGGAATGAAGTCCATGAGCACCTTCAGGCCGTTTTTGTGCGTGCGCTGAATCAGGGATTCGTACTCCTGCATCCGAGTTTTCACGTTCACAGCCAGGTCCGGCGCCACGTCGTAGTAGTCCTTGATGGCGTAAGGCGAGCCGGCGCGGCCTTTCACGACGTCGGCATCATCGGGCCCAGGACCGCCCTGCTTGGTGAAATCCGTCATGGTGGCGTGCTCAATCACGCCGGTGTACCAGACGTGGCTGACGCCCATCTTCTTGATTTCCTGGAGCGCCTTGTCGGTGATGTCGTTGAACTTGCCCACACCGTTTTCCTGCGCCGTGCCATAGGGCTTGTTCACGGCCACCTTATTGCCAAACAGGCGGGTCATCAGCTGGTAAATAACCAGCTTGTTGTCCTGCGGTACCTCGTCGGTGGTGTTAGGGTCGGCGGCAGCAGTAGTCTTAAAATCGGACACAGAAACGGGGGTGTGCGAGGTCAGAAGGAAAGAAGAGAGCGAAGCAAGCCCCAAAGAGAGGGCCACGGTGGGCAGTAGCAGGTTTCTCATATCAGGCAAGATAGTAATTAGGGGCCGGGGTGATGAAGTAATGATGTTCTTCTCATTTCACCCTATCACTGTTCACTCCATCACCTCATCCCCTGCTTACCATTCCTGCGTCAGCGGGTGCAGCATGAGCTCATCCACTACCACATGGGCCGGGGCTTCCAGCACGTAGCGGATGGCCTGCGCCACATCAGAGGGCTTGAGATGGGTTTTTTCGGCGTCGGGGCTGCCCGGCAGCGAGTCGTTGAAATAGGTGTCGACGAGGCCCGGATAAATAGTGCTGACTTTGACGCCGTGTGGGCGCACTTCCTTCCGCAGACTGGCCAGCACGGCATCCTGGGCAAATTTGCTGGCTCCATAGGCGGTACCGTGCTCGAAGCTGCGCCGTGCCACGTCAGAAGCCACTCCTACAATATGCCCGCTCCGCTGTGCCTTGAAGTGCGGTACTACGGCCTTGCACATCAGGAAAGTGCCTTTCACATTCACATCAAACATCCGGTCCCATTCGGTGGCCGAAAAGTGCTCCAGCAGATTGAACGAGCCTACGCCGGCGTTGCAGACCAGAATATCGAGCCGCCCAAAGTGGCGCAGGGCCTCATCGGCCACGTTCTGCGCA
This genomic window contains:
- a CDS encoding MFS transporter; this encodes MATNVAAAPHDTREKPRLSFWQIWNMSFGFLGIQFGFALQNANVSRIFETLGGTEIALYWLAAPLTGMLVQPIIGYMSDRTWHPKWGRRRPFFLVGAVLASFALLVMPNVSALWMAVGMLWIMDSSINISMEPFRALVGDLLPSEQRTTGFAAQTFFIGVGAVVASSLPWMFTNWFGIANTAPAGQIPPSVKYAFYIGGVVFFIAVLWTVLNTKEYPPEDMDAFEDEKRRTAGFWNGIRESFAGIAHMPKTMAQLAIVQFFSWLALFSMWIYTTPAVTSHIYHTTDTTSKLYNEGADWVGVCFAVYNGVSAIAALLLPVIARATSRRFTHLICLVAGGLGLISIYFISDPKMLLVSMVGVGIAWASILSVPYAMLAGALPWNKMGYYMGVFNFFIVIPQVVAGLILGFFTKSVFGGEPVYTLVLGGCSMIISGLLTLRVNDDDDVRLPAAEATIHTSSPAYDTTIESNPRV
- a CDS encoding M16 family metallopeptidase — translated: MTFKPLWLLSLGLTLALQPAAAQQNTAAKPVATSATGTKLVEKVTRKGTELVIPYEKYVLPNGLTLLIHEDHSDPIAHIDVTYHVGSAREQIGKSGFAHFFEHMMFQGSDHVADEQHFKLVTSSGGTLNGTTNRDRTNYFETVPSNQLETALWLESDRMGFLLDAVTQQKFEVQRSTVKNERGQNYDNRPYGLASENVAKALYPYGHPYSWLTIGYLEDLDRSNVDDLKNFFLRWYGPNNATVTVGGDVKPAEVVKLVEKYFGSINRGPAVQNMKLPAPTLTQDRYVHYEDNVRFPMLQMVFPTVPQYHPDEVAIDALAEIIGGGKNSLLYKNLIKTQKSVQTRAYHPTSELGGEFTIMALSLPGKGLDSTELIVRRTMAEFERRGVTDDDVARFKASREADVVNGLASVSGKVSQLAAYQTFAGNPNRLPQELQRIRSLTKADVQRVYNQYIKGKKAVVLSVVPKGSTALVAKADNFTVSKDGYKAPATDEYAGLKYAKATDSFDRSVQPKGGANPVIQVPAVWRQEFDNGLKIIGNRNTEIPTVTMLLTIRGGHRLEQQNRNKAGVASLTAAMLEEGTQKYTGEQFAAALEKLGSDISTNAGDDNTTIVVRSLTKNLPATLALLEEVLMRPRFAQADFDRLKKQTLEGIANQSTQPVAIANNTYARLLYGPGDVMSIPTSGSTTSVQGLTLDDVKQFYQQNYAPNVSYLTVVGDVDQKDVLPRLGFLKTWGRKAVTLPASDPNPQPDKTRIYFVNKDGAAQSEIRVGYLTPLTYDATGDFYRAYLANYILGGAFNSRINLNLREDKGYTYGARSGFQSTRYVGPYTAQAGVRADATAASVKEFVKEIKDYRNGATDEELQFLQASVGQSDALKYETGQQKAAFLGRLLEYDLPTDYVSKQSEILKNLKREDLQTSAQKYLPIDQMYIVVVGDRTKAFPGLSELGYEVVELDLNGNKVATLTAPAAAATTAPTAAPATAEKMKVVKKDKDGKKKRKQKTNEDGTAGKGE
- a CDS encoding SDR family oxidoreductase — its product is MTDLTDQVAIVTGASRGIGRATALLLAMQGAKVVCVARSADELEEVANKTQGLAIPADVSDPDDAQNVADEALRHFGRLDILVCNAGVGSFNLLEHFSATEWDRMFDVNVKGTFLMCKAVVPHFKAQRSGHIVGVASDVARRSFEHGTAYGASKFAQDAVLASLRKEVRPHGVKVSTIYPGLVDTYFNDSLPGSPDAEKTHLKPSDVAQAIRYVLEAPAHVVVDELMLHPLTQEW
- a CDS encoding alpha-amylase family glycosyl hydrolase, which gives rise to MRNLLLPTVALSLGLASLSSFLLTSHTPVSVSDFKTTAAADPNTTDEVPQDNKLVIYQLMTRLFGNKVAVNKPYGTAQENGVGKFNDITDKALQEIKKMGVSHVWYTGVIEHATMTDFTKQGGPGPDDADVVKGRAGSPYAIKDYYDVAPDLAVNVKTRMQEYESLIQRTHKNGLKVLMDFIPNHVARSYKSDGKPAGVVDLGTQDDKTKAFAPNNNFYYLPGQSLVVPKGGNPLAAALGPKEDGKFLETPAKATGNDVFSASPSVNDWYETVKLNYGVDYQNGRKPYFSPVPDTWKKMRDILVFWAQKDVDGFRCDMAEMVPVEFWTWVIPEVKKVKPNIIFIAEAYDPKVYSRYLNEGKFDFLYDKVGLYDGLRRLMTTGGNTEEITQVWQKESRGFSSKMLRFLENHDEQRIASKDFATDPRTAIPAMTVTATLASGPVMLYSGQEVGEPALKSEGFSGEDGRTTIFDYWGVPEHQKWMNGGKFDGGKLDDSQKQLRDFYSRLLNLASKSEAIRKGKFYELQDANNLGKEYDQKVVYSYLRYTDTQRLLIVVNFSRDKTLRPTISIPAPVRQRIGLDPNMFCTYTDLLNNTPPTEFLNLTLPPLSAYVFEINPKK
- a CDS encoding SBBP repeat-containing protein encodes the protein MLAAVGSLAFYSAAAQAPAFDRAMAFSNLGSQGGSDVDQTVVDAQGNTYIVGTFGSTLRLGTTTLYSNGGSDAFVAKLDAAGNVVWALNGGGSTTDYGRGIGVDAAGNVYITGIFAGPTATFGSTTLRASNGGLFDIYVAKLSPSGTWLWAVQGGGGSGGEEYAQSLAVDGTGNAYITGTYSSASATFGSTALTNTGPTGSAEIFVAKLNDAGSWQWAVSGGGSGADFAESIVLDGSGNAYVTGSTNSLNAVFGSVGLVRTSSNSGLLVARLSTAGTWQWATGSGSTGRVNGYDLTVDAAGNSFVAGQFFGTATFGSARLISTGSTNADMVVARLDNTGAFVWATAGGGGGTEIGHGIALDGMGSVYVGASFNSATLTLGSSSLTSAGSFDALVGRLSATTGTWQGAVVAGGTGSDQVQHLASGPSNSLYLTGNFADAPADFGSLRLINNAGSLPTGFLARLTASPLSSNSASPKPSFTLWPNPSTGTVRLLGPEPGQQVEVFTALGQHLSTHTQPSQGPLPLTLPAGLYLVRSAGTSQRLLVE